In Achromobacter pestifer, the DNA window CAGTAGTGCGCGTGCGCGGTCATCCATAGCAAGTATTTTAGGGAATCTTTTTCAATTGAGGCGATTTTTGTCCCGCAAGCCCATATGCGGCCCCATATAATCGGCTAAACCGCCCATTCCGGGCAGGTTTCGGCTTCTGGTCTGGCCTTTCTTGATACGCAAGCAGCCATGCATTTTCCTACCGTAGCCCTGATCGGCAGATACCAGGACACCGGCCTGGACACACCGCTGAGAGCACTCGCCCACGCGCTGACGCAAGCGGGCCGGCAGGTGCTCATCGATGCGGACACGGCGCGCAATACCGGACTGACCGAATACCCCGTCGCCACGCTCGAGGAAATCGGCAAGACCGCGTCGCTGGCCGTGGTCATGGGCGGCGACGGCACCGTGCTGGGCGCAAGCCGCCACCTCGCTCCCTATGGCATGCCGCTGGTCGGCATCAACCACGGGCGCCTGGGTTTCATCACCGACATCGCGCTGCAGGACGCGCACGGCGCCCTGGCGCGCGTGCTCGAAGGCAGCTTCCAGATCGAGGAACGCATGCTGCTGGAAGGCAGCGTGTGGCGCGGCGACCAGAAAATGTATTCCGCGTCCGCCCTGAACGACGTCGTGCTGAACCGCGCGGGACGCGGCGGCATGATCGAAGTGCGGGTGGAGCTGGACGGCGCCTTCATGTACACGCAGCGCGCCGACGGCCTGATCATCGCCACGCCCACGGGCTCCACCGCGTACGCGCTGTCGGCCAACGGCCCCATCCTGCATCCGGGCATGAACGCCATGGTGCTGGTGCCCGTGGCGCCGCAAACGCTGTCCAACCGCCCCATCGTCATTCCCGACAGCGGCGTGCTGAACAT includes these proteins:
- a CDS encoding NAD kinase; this translates as MHFPTVALIGRYQDTGLDTPLRALAHALTQAGRQVLIDADTARNTGLTEYPVATLEEIGKTASLAVVMGGDGTVLGASRHLAPYGMPLVGINHGRLGFITDIALQDAHGALARVLEGSFQIEERMLLEGSVWRGDQKMYSASALNDVVLNRAGRGGMIEVRVELDGAFMYTQRADGLIIATPTGSTAYALSANGPILHPGMNAMVLVPVAPQTLSNRPIVIPDSGVLNMTLTAMGRVEVGASVHFDMQTWSDLQPGDRIVVQRAPYTIRFVHPEGYSFFSTLRRKLHWNLMPEASDNVE